GTCCCCATACCGATGATTTTACCCGGATTACCGATTATGCAGAAAAGCGGCTGCAGGTGCTGGACGAATACATCCGAGGGTTGTAGAATCCATCCGAGACAGTTCAGACGCGCCGTTCGCAGAACCGCGCCTGACGGCACTCTCCGCTGCTTCGCAGCTCATTTCTGCTCATACGTGGCGCTCATCTCATCCTTTTATACAGACATCTTTTCGTGCAAGCCCGAAAGCTGTCCGCATAAAGGATGGCTGAACTGTTAGGTTGGCATTGACACTCTTTTTCTTTCTATGGTATTCTGTCAATACGAGGAACACTTTGCTGTGGCAGAGTGATAGTATACTAGTAAAGCAAAGAGGAGGAACTTGTATTATGAAAAAGAAATTGGCAGTTGCACTGGCAGCGGCAATGGTAGCGGGCATGACCGGGTGCGGATCCGGTGACAATGCAGCATCTACGACAGACGGTTCACCGGAGGCTACAGTGAAAGAGTCTGAGGAAGCAGCAGAGGACGCAGCAGGGGATACGGCGGATGCAGCTGCATCCACAGAGGGAGAGCGCACCACGTTTACAGTAGGGTTTGATGCAGAATATCCGCCTTACGGATATATGGATGAGAACGGAGAGTACACAGGATTTGACCTGGAGCTGGCACAGGCAGTCTGCGACCTGAAGGGCTGGGAGCTGGTGAAGACACCGATCAACTGGGATTCCAAGGATATGGAGCTGAATTCCGGATCGATCGACTGTATCTGGAACGGATTTACGATTGACGGAAGAGAAGATGACTATACCTGGTCTGAGCCTTATATCAACAACAGCCAGGTGATCGTAACCGCTGAGGATTCCGGCATCAATGCCCTGTCTGATCTGGCAGGCAAGATCGTCGGTGTACAGGCTGCTTCCGCAGCACTGGACGTGCTCAACAGTGATGATCACAAGGATCTGACTGCATCTTTCGGACAGCTGCAGGAGTTTGGTGATTACAATAACGCATTTGTAGAGCTGAAGGCAGGTGCCATCGATGCCATTGCCATGGATATCGGTGTGGCACAGTATCAGCTGACATCCAGAGGAGAGGGCTTCAAGATGCTGGATGAGTACCTGAACAGCGAGCAGTACGGTATCGGCTTCAAGAAGGGCAACACCGAACTGCGTGATGAGGTGCAGGAGGCTCTGGACGAGCTGGTTGGCGATGGTACTTTCACCGCACTGGCTGAGAAATATGAGCTGACAGACTATACAACTCTGGATAAATAATTTGGCCCGCAGACTGTAGAAGAATTGCTTTTGTGAGGGTGCTTTCTGCCGGGAAAGGTTCTGGCCTTTCCCGGCAGGACACCCTCGCATTTTGCTGTTCTGTCACCCGGCTGCTTTATGGCCGGAGAAAATATCGGTTGATGTTTTTTCCGGCGATGCGGCAGCACAAATGATGAAAATGCCGTAAGAACGGAGGAAATGCCATGACCCTGAATACGATGCTGGTGCAGCTTTCCACAGGAATGATGAAATCTGTGGGGATTTTTTGCTGGACGCTGATTTTTTCCCTTCCGCTGGGACTGCTTGTCTCCTTTGGACGGATGTCAAAAAATCCGGTGATCCGGTTCCTGTTTAAAATCTATATTTCCATCATGAGAGGAACGCCGCTGATGCTGCAGCTGCTGGTGGTGTTCTATGGACCGTATTATCTGTTTGGCATGTCCATCGGCGGTGCCTATCGGTATATTGCCATTCTCATCGGCTTTTCTGTCAACTATGCGGCTTATTTTGCAGAGATCTACCGCTCCGGTATCGAATCCATGCCGGCGGGGCAGGTATGAGGCGGCCCGGATTCTCGGCTACAATAAGGTACAGACCTTCGGCAAGATCATCCTGCCTCAGGTCATCAAGCGGATCCTTCCGGCGGTCACCAACGAGGTGATCACGCTGGTCAAGGACACGTCCCTGGCCTTTGCACTGGTTTACATGGAGATGTTTTCCATCGCCAAGCAGATCGCTGCAGCCGAGACAACCATGATGCCGTTCGCCATTGCCGGTATTTTCTACTATGTTTTCAACCTTCTCGTTGCCACCATCATGGAGTGGCTGGAGAAGAAGCTCAGCTATTACCGTTAGGAGGGATGGACAATGAAACTTCTGGAAATGAATCATATCAGAAAATCCTTCGGAGACACGGAAGTCTTAAAGGACATTTCTTTTTCTGTGGAAGAGGGCGAGGTCATCTCCATCATTGGGCCTTCCGGTTCGGGGAAATCCACGCTGCTGCGGTGCGCCACCCTGCTGGAGCAGATGGACGGCGGCGAACTGATCTATCTGGGAGAAAAGGCAGCCTGGAACGATGCCAATGGACACAGTGTTTATGCAAAACAGGGAGATCTGAAAAAAATCCAGCAGTATTTCAGTCTGGTGTTCCAGAACTTTAATCTGTTTCCCCACTATTCGGTGCTGAAAAACATCATGGATGCACCGATCTGTGTGCAGAAACGGAATAAGGATGAGGTGCAGAAAGAGGCGGAAGCCCTTCTGGCGAAAATGGGACTGGAGCACAGGGGAACTGCATATCCCTGTGAACTCTCCGGCGGACAGCAGCAGCGGGTATCCATTGCCCGGGCGCTGGCCATGAAGCCGAAGATCCTGTTTTTCGATGAGCCCACATCTGCGCTGGATCCGGAACTGACACTGGAGATCCTCAAAGTCATCCGGGAACTGGCGAAGGAGAAGATGACCATGGTCATCGTCACCCACGAGATGAATTTTGCCAGAGAGGTATCCAACCGGATGATTTTCATGGACAAGGGTGTGATCGTAGAGGAGACTACACCGGAAGAGATGTTCAAGTCCACCAACGAGCGGACGAGAGAATTCCTGGGGAGATATCATGAGCTGGGATAAAGCGCTTTTATAGTTTCGTAGAAAAGTCCCGAAAGAAGGCATAATTATAGCACTCTTCGGGGCGGTCCAATAAAACAGTATAATAATGTTTTCGGGAAGGCGGCATGAGTAATCATGCCGCTTTTCCGTTCATAACGTCATAGAGTAAATTGGCGGGGAGTATGCCGATATAGTTGTAGCTGATGGTCACATCTTGCACTCGGTGTCCGCTGGACTTGTCCGGTGCATGAACATATACGGCGTTGACCATATCGTTCAGAATAGTGGGTGTCAGTTTCTCCGAGCCTGTGAAACTTTTTCTACTTCGTACCACCGTATTTCCCCCTCTACCCATACTACAATCCGAACAGGGCGTTTTGGCCAGTTTTGGAGGACTTTTTCAAAAAATGTCGCTCCTATCCGTAACTTTTCGCTGCCCACTTCACCAGACGCCTTGTGTTTCTTCGGATATTCGTATATAATGTATCGTGTTGAGTATTATCCATGCGGAGGTGCGGTATGAACGGGATCAAGGGCTATATCTCCATTCGGGAGGCGTCCTACCGTTGGGGCGTGTCAGAGCGGCGGGTCAACCAATATTGCGCCGAGGGGCGGATCCCCGGTGCGTCCCGGTTCGGGCGATCATGGGCGATCCCGGAAAACGCGGAAAAGCCGTCCGACCCGCGCTTTCAGGAACAGCGCCGCGATCCCGGCAGGACAAGCACCTGACGGATACCCCTCTGCATTTGAAGCATCCGCAAAAAGGAAGTGAACGATATGGTCTGCGACGAGGCTTTCTACCGGCAATATCTGAACGGCGACGACGCGGGGCTGGAGGCCCTGATGAAGAAATACGGCGCCCCCCTGACCCTGTATATTGACGGCTATCTGCACGACGTTCACGAGTCTGAGGAGCTGATGCTGGACGTTTTCGCCTATCTGTTCACGAAAAAGCCGAAGATACGGGACGGCGGCTTCAAGGCGTATCTCTATAAGGCGGCACGGCACATGGCGCTGCGCCATAAGAGCAAGCGGAAGCCCCTGTTCAGCCTCGACGAGCTGACCGGCGAGCCGGACGGGCGGCTGCTGACGGAGGAGGTTATCCGGACGGAGGAGCGAAACCGCATTCTGCATTTCTGCATGAGCGAAATGAACCCGGACTATCGGGAGGTTTTATATCTCACCTATTTTGAGGATATGAGCTACGCGCAGGCGGCGGAGGTCACGGGGAAAACGGTAAAACAGATCACCAACATGGTGTATCGCGGAAAAGAGAGTCTGCGAAGGCTGCTGGAACGGGAGGGAATCACAAATGCGGAGTCATGAGGAACGTGTCGCGGAGACCAAGCGGCGCATCGCCAAAATTGAGCGGGAGAAACGGCGGCGGCGCAATACGATCACCATGGCTTCCGCTGTGGCGGCGTGCCTTGCGCTGCTTGTAGGCGCGTCCCTCGCCATGCCTGGTATTGCCGCAAACCTCCAGACCGGCGATTATTCCGGCTTTGAAACGGCAGCCAGCATCTTTCACGGCGGCGCTGCCTTGGGATACATCGTCATCGGGCTGCTGGCGTTTTTGCTTGGCGTGTGCGTGACCATCCTGTGCTTTCGCATCCGGCAGATGAACCGGGAGGACGATCAGAACGAGGAAAGCGAGGGGATTCATGGAGCTGATTGAGAACCTGCTGCAATTACTGACCACGTTCGTCGGCGCACTGCTTTCGGGCATATCCTACCGGAAAAGCCACCGGCAGGCGTACTTTCTGCTGCTGTGCTTCTACGGCTGCTTCGCCTTCGGCGCGCTTTACTGGACGCTGTATCTGCTGCTGTTCGATACCACACCGCGGGTCTTTTATGTATCGGAGTTCGGCTGGGTGGCCAG
Above is a window of Oscillospiraceae bacterium NTUH-002-81 DNA encoding:
- a CDS encoding amino acid ABC transporter substrate-binding protein — its product is MKKKLAVALAAAMVAGMTGCGSGDNAASTTDGSPEATVKESEEAAEDAAGDTADAAASTEGERTTFTVGFDAEYPPYGYMDENGEYTGFDLELAQAVCDLKGWELVKTPINWDSKDMELNSGSIDCIWNGFTIDGREDDYTWSEPYINNSQVIVTAEDSGINALSDLAGKIVGVQAASAALDVLNSDDHKDLTASFGQLQEFGDYNNAFVELKAGAIDAIAMDIGVAQYQLTSRGEGFKMLDEYLNSEQYGIGFKKGNTELRDEVQEALDELVGDGTFTALAEKYELTDYTTLDK
- a CDS encoding amino acid ABC transporter ATP-binding protein, yielding MKLLEMNHIRKSFGDTEVLKDISFSVEEGEVISIIGPSGSGKSTLLRCATLLEQMDGGELIYLGEKAAWNDANGHSVYAKQGDLKKIQQYFSLVFQNFNLFPHYSVLKNIMDAPICVQKRNKDEVQKEAEALLAKMGLEHRGTAYPCELSGGQQQRVSIARALAMKPKILFFDEPTSALDPELTLEILKVIRELAKEKMTMVIVTHEMNFAREVSNRMIFMDKGVIVEETTPEEMFKSTNERTREFLGRYHELG
- a CDS encoding DUF4368 domain-containing protein codes for the protein MVRSRKSFTGSEKLTPTILNDMVNAVYVHAPDKSSGHRVQDVTISYNYIGILPANLLYDVMNGKAA
- a CDS encoding DNA-binding protein, producing the protein MNGIKGYISIREASYRWGVSERRVNQYCAEGRIPGASRFGRSWAIPENAEKPSDPRFQEQRRDPGRTST
- a CDS encoding sigma-70 family RNA polymerase sigma factor: MVCDEAFYRQYLNGDDAGLEALMKKYGAPLTLYIDGYLHDVHESEELMLDVFAYLFTKKPKIRDGGFKAYLYKAARHMALRHKSKRKPLFSLDELTGEPDGRLLTEEVIRTEERNRILHFCMSEMNPDYREVLYLTYFEDMSYAQAAEVTGKTVKQITNMVYRGKESLRRLLEREGITNAES
- a CDS encoding DUF4179 domain-containing protein encodes the protein MRSHEERVAETKRRIAKIEREKRRRRNTITMASAVAACLALLVGASLAMPGIAANLQTGDYSGFETAASIFHGGAALGYIVIGLLAFLLGVCVTILCFRIRQMNREDDQNEESEGIHGAD